In Nocardia sp. XZ_19_385, the sequence CGAGACCTCTATCGGTGTGTCGCGACAGTGTCTCGCACGCCACACAAAAGAAGTGGAGATACACCCTCCGCTTGGTGTTACATTCTTATGGAAGACCTGAGAAAGATCTTCTTAAGCACAGTTCGATCGGATATGACCATGACGGTTCTCGAAGCTCCACGGCAGGTGGTTCTGCCCCCGAGCATGTACACACCGTGGGCTGTCGCATACCCCGCCATGGGCGATCTGACCAGCGCGCGGTTCGAAGATCTGATGCGGTACCTGCGCGGCGATCGGGCCTTCGCCCAGTTGATCCGCTTCGCGCTGGTCGGCGGTTCCAGCAATGTCGCCTACGTGCTGCTGTTCTTCGCGATGCACGGCATCGGCCCGCTGGTCGCGAATGTCGCGGGATCGGTCGTCAGCACGATCATCGCCAACGAACTGCACCGCCAGCTCACCTTCCACGCGGCCGGTCGGGTCGGCTGGTTCACCGCGCAATGGGAAGGCGGCGGGCTCGCCCTGATCGGACTCGGCATCAGCACAGCGGGATTGGCGGCCCTGGAGATCTGGGCGCCCGGGCTGGGTGGCGCGGCGCAGGCCGGAGCTGTACTGGCTTTGACCGCCGCGGTCGGCGGGTTGCGGTTCCTCGCGCTGCGCGGTCTCGTCTTCTGACATCGACGACAAAGCCCCGGCTCCCAAGGGACCGGGGCTTTGTTTTGTCTCAGCCCCGCTTTTCGGCGAGGCGGG encodes:
- a CDS encoding GtrA family protein, with protein sequence MTVLEAPRQVVLPPSMYTPWAVAYPAMGDLTSARFEDLMRYLRGDRAFAQLIRFALVGGSSNVAYVLLFFAMHGIGPLVANVAGSVVSTIIANELHRQLTFHAAGRVGWFTAQWEGGGLALIGLGISTAGLAALEIWAPGLGGAAQAGAVLALTAAVGGLRFLALRGLVF